From one Mycolicibacterium sp. HK-90 genomic stretch:
- a CDS encoding TetR/AcrR family transcriptional regulator: MSPKTKAIDADVVLDTAAVLIESDGVDAFSMRALAERIGVAVTSIYWHVGGRDALFDSLVDRLLTEMAGLPMTGHGPVNRIAALARNQRSLLIRRQHLLAIAHERDRTPTLFLPVQQRLAAELAELGVTGTRAALVLRAVQVHVISSAVMQFSAVRGPRHQEEDPSLWTADWPDQALVAALQSPTDYDAVFEYGLDALLAPLAQVTAGPSSSA; encoded by the coding sequence GCGGTCCTCATCGAATCCGATGGGGTGGACGCGTTCTCGATGCGGGCACTGGCCGAGCGCATCGGCGTGGCCGTCACCTCCATCTACTGGCATGTCGGCGGACGCGACGCGCTCTTCGACAGCCTGGTCGACCGGCTGCTGACCGAGATGGCCGGACTGCCCATGACGGGGCACGGGCCGGTGAATCGGATTGCGGCCCTGGCCCGCAACCAACGCAGCCTGCTCATTCGCCGACAGCACCTCTTGGCGATCGCCCACGAGCGGGACCGGACCCCGACCTTGTTCCTGCCGGTCCAGCAACGGCTGGCGGCCGAACTGGCCGAGCTGGGCGTCACCGGAACCCGCGCCGCTCTGGTTCTGCGCGCCGTGCAGGTGCACGTGATCTCGTCTGCGGTGATGCAGTTTTCGGCGGTGCGCGGCCCCCGGCACCAGGAAGAAGACCCCTCGCTGTGGACCGCCGACTGGCCGGACCAGGCGCTCGTCGCCGCGCTGCAGTCCCCCACCGACTACGACGCGGTATTCGAGTACGGGCTCGATGCCCTGCTGGCCCCGCTGGCTCAGGTTACGGCAGGACCGTCTTCATCAGCATGA